Proteins from a single region of Mailhella massiliensis:
- a CDS encoding phospholipase D-like domain-containing protein: MESLTLFILGGFFAVLGFFFAVCCCVHALLHKKDSQSALAWVACILLLPFVGSIAYSLFGISRADSLAGRLLNEAARRQDSSDRMLDRKLDREEDDAFPRNWRALKVGRFLTGRPMMRGNRLELLQNGEEAYPAMLEAIRQARHMVCLSTYIFKGDSTGRAFAEALGDAAARGVDVRLIVDGVGGMIYSLRKPWKKLREHGVKMQMFLPPRLWPPMFAVNLRTHRKVLACDGKVAFTGGMNIGDHHLVRLPRPGRVQDIHFRCTGPVAMRLQEAFLMDWAFVTKLPTPPSPLVPEEKGDSRCRLVFDGLGRNREDIHELVCGVISSAERRVVIFTPYFIPPRELSGALVAAVERGVRVDIVLPEKNNLFYVHHASRRFQARLVKKGVRIWYQPPPFAHTKLLLVDDWYALFGSANLDPRSLFLNFELNVEAADPEFQKELSRYADEVMRRSRRMRCEDYERQGLPARLFDALCWLLSPYI; encoded by the coding sequence ATGGAATCGTTGACGCTTTTCATTCTGGGCGGTTTTTTTGCCGTCCTTGGTTTCTTCTTTGCGGTATGCTGCTGCGTTCATGCGCTGCTGCACAAAAAGGATTCGCAGTCTGCGCTGGCATGGGTGGCCTGCATTCTGCTGCTGCCCTTTGTGGGCAGCATCGCCTATTCCCTTTTCGGCATCAGCCGGGCCGACAGCCTTGCCGGACGGCTGCTCAACGAGGCGGCGAGAAGACAGGATTCCTCAGACAGGATGCTGGACAGAAAGCTGGACAGGGAAGAGGACGATGCTTTTCCTCGGAACTGGCGTGCGCTGAAGGTGGGACGCTTTCTTACCGGAAGGCCCATGATGCGGGGCAACAGGCTGGAGCTTCTGCAAAACGGTGAAGAGGCGTACCCGGCCATGCTGGAAGCCATCCGGCAGGCCAGACACATGGTGTGTCTTTCCACCTACATCTTCAAAGGCGACTCCACGGGCCGGGCCTTTGCCGAGGCCCTGGGCGATGCGGCCGCACGCGGTGTGGACGTACGCCTTATTGTGGACGGCGTGGGCGGCATGATCTATTCCCTGCGCAAGCCTTGGAAGAAGCTGCGCGAACACGGCGTGAAGATGCAGATGTTTCTGCCGCCGCGCCTGTGGCCGCCCATGTTTGCCGTGAATCTGCGCACGCACCGCAAGGTGCTTGCCTGCGACGGCAAGGTGGCCTTTACCGGCGGCATGAACATAGGCGACCATCATCTTGTGCGCCTGCCGCGGCCGGGAAGAGTGCAGGATATTCATTTCCGCTGTACGGGGCCTGTGGCCATGCGTCTTCAGGAAGCGTTTCTCATGGACTGGGCCTTTGTGACCAAACTGCCCACGCCGCCTTCGCCGCTTGTGCCGGAAGAGAAGGGCGATTCCCGATGTCGCCTTGTTTTCGACGGGCTTGGGCGGAACCGGGAAGATATCCATGAGCTTGTCTGCGGTGTGATTTCCTCGGCCGAAAGGCGCGTGGTCATCTTCACTCCGTATTTCATTCCGCCGCGTGAGCTGTCGGGGGCGCTGGTGGCCGCCGTGGAGCGCGGCGTTCGCGTGGATATCGTGCTGCCCGAGAAGAATAATCTTTTCTATGTGCATCATGCCTCGCGCCGTTTTCAGGCGCGACTCGTGAAGAAGGGCGTACGCATCTGGTACCAGCCGCCGCCCTTTGCCCATACCAAGCTTCTGCTGGTGGATGACTGGTATGCGCTGTTCGGTTCCGCCAATCTGGACCCCCGGAGTCTTTTTCTCAATTTTGAACTGAACGTGGAAGCGGCCGACCCCGAATTTCAGAAGGAGCTTTCCCGCTATGCCGATGAGGTGATGAGGCGCTCGCGCAGAATGCGCTGCGAAGACTACGAAAGGCAGGGCCTGCCTGCACGGCTTTTCGATGCGCTCTGCTGGCTGCTCAGTCCGTATATCTGA
- a CDS encoding tellurite resistance TerB family protein: MSLFDVLNQSGLKSTLDTLSSKAGNMASTLSSQTPGGVGGLLGAGALGALLGSFVSKSVLKDAALVGAGAVIWNFYQKWSAGSATPAQAPAASAGKDDAVMNDRTAMLMLRAMVYAARADGHIDAAEQGRILKLVEQLFPGKDMTAVMNGLMAEPINPDVLVREICAPEQGEDIYRLSCFIVDVDHFMEKSYLEALASALHITPERKGALELEAVQAKQKLIAG; the protein is encoded by the coding sequence ATGTCTCTTTTTGATGTTCTGAATCAGTCCGGTCTGAAATCCACGCTTGATACCCTTTCCAGCAAGGCGGGCAATATGGCCTCCACCCTTTCCTCACAGACTCCCGGCGGAGTGGGCGGCCTTCTCGGAGCGGGTGCGCTGGGCGCTCTTCTGGGGAGCTTCGTTTCCAAAAGCGTGCTGAAGGACGCCGCTCTGGTGGGAGCGGGCGCGGTGATCTGGAATTTCTATCAGAAGTGGAGCGCCGGTTCTGCCACGCCCGCCCAGGCCCCCGCAGCATCTGCCGGAAAGGATGATGCCGTCATGAACGACCGTACGGCCATGCTCATGCTGCGGGCCATGGTCTATGCCGCCCGCGCCGACGGCCATATCGACGCCGCCGAACAGGGCCGTATTCTCAAGCTGGTGGAGCAGCTCTTCCCCGGAAAGGACATGACCGCCGTCATGAACGGGCTTATGGCAGAACCCATCAACCCTGACGTGCTGGTCCGGGAAATCTGCGCTCCCGAACAGGGCGAGGATATCTACCGCCTGTCCTGCTTTATTGTGGACGTCGATCACTTTATGGAAAAAAGCTATCTTGAGGCGCTGGCTTCGGCCCTGCATATCACCCCGGAACGCAAGGGCGCTCTGGAGCTGGAAGCCGTGCAGGCGAAGCAGAAGCTGATTGCCGGATAG
- a CDS encoding DNA primase family protein: MSDHRNDMPKTPQERQAPQEWLKGEIIRAEVQRKAEEEAANLARLKAEAGTSSEQRRGDKDAETRQRFVEDCAEAGQKGSGILFNALCRGQLIFVPEWDSWLEWKGQFWSRIWPFEAASRVENVAQAYLEGAERLRGMAVSARAEDDQEQAKQLDARGRKLRQAADKLHQKQGINACLDLSLSHESRLTVPGVRLDADNFAIVVKNGVVDMRSGMLRPGRPEDYFSRHCTVEWQGLEAPCPKWERMLFEIFGEDPEVLHYMHKLLGMALCGEISEKIFVVLLGAEGDSGKTTIFEIIYELFTGSDGTSETGYAAPMPVELLLDQGTPQNPNSPTPAVLEMKGQRIMWASEPGENRRFSVDKIKLMSGDDSLVGRSPYDKGNTKFRPTHTLFLLTNHKMRAGDNDSAFWKRIKLVVCPFSFVSEPDPNNPLERLVNKNLKNEILAEEGPGVLAWFVRGFQLYEIEGLIPPEKIRRDTEAYRREESIVLQFADACLEADPDAPRLAAAHLYAVFKAWFEDKMSRKSCPSITTFGKLAKRTIRSEKAGGRVWYYGYRFNDQAEHDYPKEVQDHA, encoded by the coding sequence ATGAGTGACCACCGAAACGACATGCCGAAGACGCCCCAGGAACGGCAGGCTCCGCAGGAATGGCTGAAGGGCGAGATCATCCGGGCGGAAGTGCAGCGCAAGGCCGAGGAAGAGGCGGCCAATCTGGCCAGGCTGAAGGCGGAGGCCGGAACATCCTCCGAACAGCGCCGGGGAGACAAGGACGCCGAGACCAGGCAGCGCTTTGTGGAAGACTGCGCGGAGGCCGGGCAGAAGGGTTCCGGCATTCTCTTCAATGCGCTTTGCCGCGGTCAGCTCATCTTCGTCCCCGAGTGGGACAGCTGGCTGGAGTGGAAAGGGCAGTTCTGGTCCAGAATATGGCCGTTCGAGGCGGCCTCCCGTGTGGAGAACGTGGCACAGGCCTATCTGGAAGGCGCGGAACGGCTGAGAGGCATGGCCGTATCGGCACGGGCGGAAGACGACCAGGAACAGGCCAAGCAGCTGGATGCCCGCGGGCGCAAGCTCAGGCAGGCGGCCGACAAGCTCCACCAGAAGCAGGGCATCAATGCCTGTCTGGATTTGTCCCTTTCTCATGAGAGCCGCTTGACGGTTCCCGGCGTGCGGTTGGATGCGGATAACTTTGCCATTGTGGTGAAGAACGGCGTGGTGGACATGCGTTCCGGCATGCTGCGTCCCGGCAGACCGGAAGACTACTTTTCCCGCCACTGCACCGTGGAATGGCAAGGTCTGGAAGCCCCCTGCCCTAAGTGGGAGCGGATGCTGTTCGAGATCTTCGGAGAAGATCCCGAAGTCCTGCACTACATGCACAAGCTTTTGGGCATGGCGCTGTGCGGGGAGATATCGGAAAAGATTTTCGTGGTTTTGCTGGGCGCGGAAGGCGATTCCGGCAAGACGACTATTTTTGAAATCATTTATGAGCTTTTTACCGGCAGCGACGGTACCAGTGAAACCGGTTATGCCGCGCCCATGCCGGTGGAACTTCTGCTTGACCAGGGCACGCCGCAGAATCCGAATTCCCCCACGCCGGCCGTTTTGGAAATGAAGGGTCAGCGCATCATGTGGGCCTCGGAACCGGGAGAGAACCGGCGCTTCTCGGTGGACAAAATAAAGCTCATGAGCGGCGACGACTCCCTGGTGGGCCGTTCCCCCTACGACAAGGGCAATACCAAGTTCCGGCCGACGCATACGCTTTTTCTTTTGACCAACCACAAGATGCGCGCCGGAGACAACGATTCCGCCTTCTGGAAACGCATCAAGCTGGTGGTGTGTCCGTTTTCCTTCGTGTCCGAGCCCGATCCGAACAATCCTCTGGAGCGTCTGGTCAACAAGAATCTGAAGAACGAGATTCTGGCTGAAGAAGGCCCGGGGGTTCTGGCGTGGTTTGTGCGGGGCTTCCAGCTCTATGAAATCGAGGGGCTCATACCGCCCGAGAAGATACGCAGGGATACCGAAGCCTACCGCAGGGAGGAAAGCATTGTTCTGCAGTTTGCGGACGCCTGCCTGGAAGCGGACCCCGACGCGCCGCGTCTGGCGGCTGCGCATCTTTATGCGGTGTTCAAGGCGTGGTTCGAGGACAAGATGAGCCGCAAAAGCTGCCCCTCCATAACCACCTTCGGCAAGCTGGCCAAGCGTACCATTCGGAGCGAGAAGGCAGGCGGCCGTGTCTGGTATTACGGCTACCGCTTCAACGATCAGGCCGAACACGACTACCCGAAAGAGGTGCAGGACCATGCTTAA
- a CDS encoding primase-helicase zinc-binding domain-containing protein, translating into MMTVTDLYTARGLALKSKGRNSRGAEFAGPCPLCGGRDRFLVWPEQNDGRGSYSCRQCGISGDVIQWLMDVEGMTFRQAAQAAGRAWEKRPVKSAPQEPQKREKAPARLDARAIPEPARNAALWRAEAAHFIESRHQALWTQTKARQYLAARGLDEVAVREYRLGWQGGENGRAHIMRLRKNWGLPEEAPREPGGRMRRAMWIPRGIVIPCLAADGGVERIRIRRPDADRKATLPNLKYYVMPGSGGAPLFLPMKPGAFRRTPACVVVEAELDAMLVHRAAGECCSVLAVGTAHLRHLPAGLMEELKRLPVILVAMDVDANGAGGRGWELWRETFPQAVRWPCIHGKDPGEMFQAAVPGHGHDDVRDWVLAGLPPLYAAAAVRGKREEPRPEQPAPAPEEPPARPEPSFPTHPVWDLNGYYLGAELVRECLRANGLTLVPAGGDVRVSGAGRLPDREYVKLLPFLRRHRDYIDEIAGRMEGEHA; encoded by the coding sequence ATGATGACCGTTACCGACCTGTACACGGCGCGGGGCCTTGCGCTGAAGAGCAAGGGCCGCAACAGCCGTGGCGCGGAGTTTGCCGGGCCGTGCCCTCTCTGCGGCGGCAGAGACCGCTTTCTGGTATGGCCCGAGCAGAACGACGGCCGGGGCTCCTACAGCTGCCGCCAGTGCGGCATCAGCGGCGATGTCATCCAGTGGCTCATGGACGTGGAAGGCATGACCTTCCGGCAGGCGGCGCAGGCGGCCGGCAGGGCGTGGGAGAAGCGCCCGGTGAAAAGTGCGCCTCAGGAGCCGCAGAAGCGCGAAAAGGCTCCGGCGCGGCTCGATGCACGGGCAATACCGGAACCGGCGCGCAACGCCGCCCTGTGGCGCGCGGAAGCCGCACATTTTATCGAATCCCGGCATCAGGCGCTCTGGACGCAGACGAAAGCCCGGCAGTACCTGGCGGCGCGCGGGCTGGATGAGGTCGCCGTGCGGGAATACCGGCTCGGCTGGCAGGGCGGAGAAAACGGCCGCGCGCACATCATGCGCCTGCGTAAAAACTGGGGCCTGCCGGAAGAAGCGCCGCGCGAACCAGGCGGCCGTATGCGCCGGGCCATGTGGATTCCCCGCGGCATAGTGATTCCCTGCCTTGCGGCCGACGGCGGCGTGGAACGCATCCGCATCCGCCGCCCGGATGCCGACAGAAAAGCAACGCTCCCGAACCTGAAATACTACGTCATGCCCGGCAGCGGCGGCGCGCCGCTTTTCCTGCCCATGAAGCCGGGCGCCTTCCGCAGAACTCCGGCCTGCGTGGTGGTGGAGGCCGAGCTCGACGCCATGCTGGTGCACCGGGCCGCCGGGGAATGCTGTTCCGTGCTGGCCGTGGGAACGGCCCACCTTCGGCACCTGCCCGCCGGGCTCATGGAAGAGCTGAAAAGGCTGCCCGTCATTCTTGTGGCCATGGATGTGGACGCCAACGGCGCGGGTGGCCGTGGCTGGGAGCTGTGGCGGGAGACCTTTCCGCAGGCGGTACGCTGGCCGTGCATACACGGCAAGGACCCGGGCGAGATGTTCCAGGCGGCGGTTCCGGGGCACGGTCATGACGATGTTCGGGACTGGGTGCTGGCGGGGCTTCCCCCTCTGTACGCCGCGGCCGCCGTGCGTGGGAAAAGGGAGGAGCCCCGGCCGGAGCAGCCTGCCCCGGCTCCCGAAGAGCCGCCTGCACGCCCGGAACCGTCTTTCCCCACGCATCCGGTGTGGGATTTGAACGGCTATTACCTGGGCGCTGAGCTTGTGCGCGAGTGCCTGCGGGCCAACGGGCTCACGCTGGTTCCCGCAGGCGGCGACGTGAGAGTGAGCGGTGCCGGCCGGCTGCCGGACAGGGAATATGTGAAGCTGCTGCCGTTTCTCCGGCGGCACCGGGACTACATCGACGAGATAGCCGGAAGAATGGAGGGCGAACATGCTTAA
- a CDS encoding terminase gpA endonuclease subunit — protein sequence MKLSLTETERRIFRKREIPSVSRWAAQHLIVPDGPYAGARYRRDVNPYLAGIMDAFSERSVEEVVVCGAPQTGKTLCLYACLCWCIDYRPAPRMLAMPDDETLARVVEAKLKPMFRKTRPVRELLGKSKGGRTGFADGTALYLSSAASASQRASISVQDLFLDEESLFRAFAGHGDPVTDFRERTRSYPYTRKIMRISKPVGDETTTIWADLAAMDEVRRYRVVCPACGTEQVMQPENIISEHGVKDPVRVRREKLGRYRCPHCAYHWTDYARDQAVARGRWEADNPLPSPHRVGFHLPAYLSAAVSLSEIRAAQLELEKTDDADAHQAYANGMLAMPYTPVIAKTSEAEVLELVDRELAPCTVPAGYRAVTLGIDMQKVGFWYMAVAWTGRLDGAVIDYGRLQDWEDVYRKVFETEYAVQGQEDPVPVWRAALDTGGGLEGDAISRTEQAYDFLRRYGMGVLWGTKGASHRQSIPVHWTLLERMPQSRTSIPGGLRLYLLDTDYFKTWTTARLQPGSRQPFRLHAGCDEALARQLTAEQLVREKGKRVWKQRRRDNHWFDCLCLCTAAAHSTWTPSLSRILEAVEEEEPAFAERKGA from the coding sequence ATGAAGCTCTCCCTGACTGAAACGGAGCGGCGCATATTCCGCAAGCGTGAAATTCCGTCGGTGTCGCGCTGGGCGGCGCAGCATCTCATTGTGCCGGACGGTCCCTATGCCGGGGCGCGGTACCGGCGCGACGTGAACCCGTACCTGGCGGGCATCATGGATGCCTTTTCCGAGCGCAGCGTGGAGGAAGTGGTCGTCTGCGGCGCTCCGCAAACGGGTAAAACGCTGTGCCTGTACGCCTGCCTGTGCTGGTGCATCGACTACCGCCCGGCGCCGCGTATGCTGGCCATGCCGGACGATGAAACGCTGGCCCGCGTGGTGGAAGCCAAGCTGAAGCCCATGTTCCGCAAAACGCGGCCCGTGCGCGAGCTTCTCGGCAAGAGCAAGGGCGGCCGCACGGGCTTTGCCGACGGCACGGCCCTGTACCTGTCCAGCGCGGCCAGCGCCAGCCAGCGCGCGTCCATTTCCGTGCAGGATCTGTTTCTGGACGAGGAATCTCTGTTCCGTGCGTTTGCGGGCCATGGCGACCCGGTGACGGACTTTCGGGAAAGAACACGCTCCTACCCCTACACGCGCAAGATTATGCGCATCAGCAAGCCCGTGGGCGATGAAACCACCACGATATGGGCCGACCTGGCCGCCATGGACGAAGTGCGCCGCTATCGGGTGGTGTGCCCCGCCTGCGGGACGGAACAGGTGATGCAGCCGGAGAACATCATTTCCGAGCACGGCGTGAAGGACCCCGTGCGTGTGCGGCGTGAAAAGCTGGGGCGCTACCGCTGCCCGCACTGTGCCTATCACTGGACGGACTACGCCCGCGACCAGGCCGTGGCGCGCGGCCGCTGGGAGGCGGACAACCCGCTTCCTTCTCCCCACCGCGTGGGGTTCCACCTTCCGGCCTACCTTTCCGCCGCCGTGTCCCTTTCCGAGATACGGGCGGCGCAGCTGGAACTGGAAAAAACGGACGATGCCGACGCCCATCAGGCCTACGCCAACGGCATGTTGGCCATGCCGTACACGCCGGTCATCGCCAAAACGAGCGAGGCGGAAGTGCTGGAGCTGGTGGACCGCGAGCTTGCGCCCTGCACGGTGCCTGCCGGCTATCGTGCCGTCACGCTCGGCATAGATATGCAGAAGGTCGGCTTCTGGTACATGGCCGTTGCCTGGACCGGAAGACTGGACGGCGCGGTCATCGACTACGGCCGCCTTCAGGACTGGGAGGACGTGTACCGCAAGGTCTTTGAAACGGAATACGCGGTGCAGGGGCAGGAAGATCCCGTGCCCGTGTGGCGCGCCGCGCTCGATACCGGCGGTGGGCTGGAAGGGGACGCCATATCCCGCACGGAACAGGCCTATGACTTTTTGCGGCGGTACGGCATGGGCGTGTTGTGGGGAACCAAGGGCGCGAGTCACCGGCAGAGCATTCCGGTACACTGGACGCTTCTGGAGCGCATGCCGCAGAGCCGTACCTCCATTCCCGGAGGCCTGCGCCTGTACCTGCTGGATACCGACTACTTCAAGACATGGACAACGGCCCGCCTTCAGCCCGGAAGCCGCCAGCCCTTCCGCCTCCATGCCGGATGCGATGAAGCCCTGGCCAGGCAGCTCACGGCGGAACAGCTGGTGCGGGAGAAGGGCAAGCGCGTGTGGAAGCAGCGCCGCAGGGACAATCACTGGTTCGACTGCCTGTGCCTGTGTACGGCCGCCGCACATTCCACCTGGACGCCGAGCCTTTCGCGCATACTGGAAGCCGTGGAAGAGGAAGAACCCGCCTTTGCCGAGCGGAAGGGGGCGTGA
- a CDS encoding helix-turn-helix domain-containing protein, whose protein sequence is MQLVGMKEICAHMKRSERTVRRLIRLHELPAVKIEGEWISDSELIHVWLREKIRDGKHGKKK, encoded by the coding sequence ATGCAGCTTGTGGGAATGAAGGAAATATGCGCGCACATGAAGCGCAGCGAGCGCACGGTGCGCAGGCTCATACGCCTGCACGAGCTCCCCGCCGTGAAGATTGAAGGCGAGTGGATATCGGACAGCGAGCTCATCCATGTGTGGCTGCGGGAAAAGATAAGGGACGGAAAGCATGGGAAAAAGAAGTGA
- a CDS encoding Lar family restriction alleviation protein, protein MFKDSLKCCPFCGGEAEIRMDTDSSGGGLYVYAVCTGCGIHGAPAWAVPGVKERRAAVEEVARLWNRRVRCRKLS, encoded by the coding sequence ATGTTCAAGGACTCCTTGAAGTGTTGCCCCTTCTGCGGAGGGGAGGCGGAAATCAGAATGGATACGGACAGCTCCGGCGGCGGGCTGTATGTGTATGCCGTATGCACGGGCTGCGGCATACACGGGGCTCCGGCGTGGGCCGTACCGGGGGTAAAGGAAAGGCGGGCAGCCGTGGAAGAGGTTGCCCGCCTGTGGAATAGAAGAGTCAGGTGTAGAAAATTAAGTTAA
- a CDS encoding putative phage abortive infection protein: MKEYNNNYKDIFLFILEKTFNIIDYHTSYCTAQYFHNIYSMLILLNDNRKKINIESYLRTLRAEFNQEELLFIYYYACIRNANNIKFKSLVEDTCLFHNLNNERLDHDPLHDKPFVLYGKSAFTH, encoded by the coding sequence ATGAAGGAATATAACAACAATTATAAAGATATTTTTTTATTTATATTAGAAAAAACTTTCAATATTATTGATTATCATACATCATATTGCACAGCTCAATATTTTCATAATATATATTCCATGTTGATACTATTAAATGACAACAGAAAAAAAATTAATATTGAATCCTATCTTAGAACTCTTCGGGCAGAATTCAACCAAGAAGAGCTCCTCTTTATATATTATTATGCATGTATACGTAATGCTAATAATATAAAATTCAAATCATTAGTAGAAGATACTTGCCTCTTCCATAATCTGAACAATGAAAGACTAGATCATGATCCACTCCATGATAAACCATTCGTTCTTTATGGGAAATCTGCATTCACGCATTAA
- a CDS encoding IS1595 family transposase codes for MYERRSRLNNRQQTELIKFFVAGATARAAGEMVGVNRNTATSYFMRLRRLIASHLPSYRLSGEIEADESYFGGVRKGKRGRGSAGKIAVFGLLKRNERVYTVIIPDARTETLLPIIKEQVEPDSIVYTDTFSAYNALDINGFHHHRINHSQKFAEHHNHINGIENFWNQAKRHLRRFNGIKPEHFYWFLKECEWRFNGGNHKQLLTQLTYWVKQAKH; via the coding sequence ATGTATGAAAGACGCAGCAGACTAAATAATCGGCAACAGACCGAACTCATAAAGTTTTTTGTGGCCGGTGCCACGGCAAGGGCTGCCGGAGAGATGGTAGGAGTAAACCGTAACACTGCCACATCCTATTTCATGCGCTTGCGACGTCTTATTGCTTCTCATCTCCCCAGCTATCGGCTGTCCGGAGAAATAGAAGCCGATGAAAGTTACTTTGGAGGTGTAAGAAAAGGTAAACGAGGACGGGGATCTGCCGGAAAAATAGCTGTTTTTGGTCTATTGAAGAGAAACGAAAGAGTCTACACAGTAATCATTCCTGATGCCCGTACTGAAACACTTCTCCCCATCATCAAAGAACAGGTGGAACCTGACAGTATAGTCTATACAGATACATTTTCAGCTTACAACGCCTTGGATATCAACGGATTCCATCATCATCGTATCAATCATTCTCAGAAGTTTGCAGAACACCATAATCATATCAATGGAATAGAAAATTTCTGGAATCAAGCCAAAAGACACTTACGTCGTTTTAACGGTATCAAGCCAGAACACTTTTACTGGTTCCTCAAAGAATGCGAATGGCGCTTCAATGGAGGCAACCATAAACAACTTCTAACTCAGCTAACTTATTGGGTAAAACAAGCTAAACACTAG
- a CDS encoding BrnA antitoxin family protein, protein MKHPEENIVSYSAEELERLPRLDGARRPMSDEEITRAMHEDPDAAPELTEEMMASARPAHEVLPEIFPADVAEALLKKRGRPKSERPKIQFTARFDADIVEHFRKTGKGWQVRMEEVLRKAIAMGL, encoded by the coding sequence ATGAAGCATCCTGAAGAAAACATCGTGAGCTACTCTGCAGAAGAGCTGGAACGCCTGCCCCGCCTTGACGGAGCACGCCGCCCCATGAGCGACGAGGAAATCACCAGGGCCATGCATGAAGACCCCGACGCCGCTCCCGAACTGACGGAAGAGATGATGGCTTCGGCCCGCCCTGCCCATGAGGTGCTGCCGGAGATTTTCCCGGCGGACGTGGCGGAAGCGCTGCTGAAAAAGCGCGGACGCCCGAAGTCGGAGCGCCCGAAGATTCAGTTTACCGCCCGATTCGATGCCGACATCGTGGAGCACTTCCGCAAGACCGGCAAAGGCTGGCAGGTAAGAATGGAAGAGGTTTTGCGCAAGGCCATAGCCATGGGCCTTTAA
- a CDS encoding BrnT family toxin — protein MQYEWDENKRRINLEKHGEDFADVVLLDWTSAIIQQDDRQDYGEVRYNAFLLRDDGRLMSLTFTLRGKNLRIISYRKANSRERKKYEAS, from the coding sequence ATGCAATACGAGTGGGACGAAAACAAACGCAGAATCAATCTGGAGAAACACGGTGAAGACTTTGCCGATGTTGTGCTGCTTGATTGGACTTCTGCCATCATCCAGCAGGATGACCGGCAGGACTATGGCGAAGTCCGATATAATGCCTTTCTTCTGAGGGATGACGGCAGGCTCATGAGTCTGACCTTTACCCTCCGGGGAAAAAATCTGCGAATCATCAGTTACAGAAAAGCCAACAGTCGGGAGAGAAAGAAATATGAAGCATCCTGA